In Zygosaccharomyces rouxii strain CBS732 chromosome D complete sequence, one DNA window encodes the following:
- a CDS encoding uncharacterized protein (some similarities with uniprot|Q05899 Saccharomyces cerevisiae YLR297W Hypothetical ORF), protein MTLCNEHHRYHTGILDYLTSKLLSIVDSNVGSSDGSSVIVGQVPATNQIMIEGMDIDESVDNVLTVAFLIFLTVMIAFLGAGLIALVLVMLMHSNPHQQDDEEKQVRQREYEEGDDDDEDDDDEMEL, encoded by the coding sequence ATGACCCTTTGCAACGAGCACCATCGGTACCATACGGGAATCCTCGATTATCTCACGAGTAAACTTTTGAGTATCGTTGACAGTAACGTTGGTAGCAGTGACGGAAGCAGCGTTATCGTTGGGCAGGTCCCGGCAACTAATCAGATAATGATCGAGGGTATGGATATAGATGAATCTGTTGATAATGTGCTTACTGTGGCATTTCTGATATTTCTAACGGTAATGATTGCGTTTTTAGGTGCGGGTCTGATTGCCCTGGTACTTGTGATGCTAATGCATTCGAATCCGCATCAAcaggatgatgaagagaagCAAGTTCGGCAAAGAGAATACGAGgaaggtgatgatgacgacgaggatgatgatgatgagatgGAGCTCTAA
- a CDS encoding uncharacterized protein (conserved hypothetical protein) — MGKFEKIDDASKHVDEQLVLRGFLNSNQSLQLSESQNAKLIINTVHRLLTSLEDKNRQLENAHNTIEELKKAPKLVEIKESPQPSPKVPRVQPIQVAKPTIKNDRTAKTFQVKLNRLQSIIDELKWQLNFERNRSRRSLEPDITWNIQESIQRNEEPSPSSLEIVDQYRDEITQLKMELQKFLHDRQMISQHLDGVNRYTYSVEVLDVRPKSHSNVEKEEWSKWIEQLDKDDLELKELIQDWYEIVEIAMKVKE, encoded by the coding sequence ATGggcaaatttgaaaaaatcgaCGATGCGTCAAAACATGTCGATGAGCAATTGGTCCTTCGAGgatttttgaattctaaTCAATCGCTGCAATTGAGCGAATCTCAAAATGCCAAATTGATCATAAACACTGTACATAGGCTGCTTACTTCATTAGAGGATAAGAACAGACAGTTGGAGAATGCTCATAATACAATCGAAGAACTGAAAAAAGCACCGAAATTAGTCGAAATTAAGGAAAGTCCACAACCTTCGCCGAAGGTTCCTCGTGTACAACCGATACAAGTAGCCAAACCTACGATAAAGAATGATAGAACCGCTAAAACCTTCCAAGTAAAACTGAATCGATTGCAATCTataattgatgaattgaagtGGCAGTTAAATTTTGAGAGAAATAGAAGTAGAAGATCACTAGAACCCGATATCACTTGGAATATTCAAGAGTCGATTCAACGGAACGAGGAACCATCTCCGTCTTCATTAGAGATTGTTGATCAGTACAGAGATGAAATTACTCAACTGAAAATGGAgttacaaaaatttttacACGACAGGCAGATGATTTCACAGCATTTAGACGGCGTAAATCGATACACATATTCAGTGGAAGTCTTAGATGTACGTCCGAAATCGCATAGCAATGTCGAAAAGGAAGAATGGTCAAAGTGGATAGAGCAGCTGGATAAAGACGATTTAGAACTAAAAGAACTTATACAGGATTGGTATGAAATAGTTGAAATTGCAATGAAAGTAAAAGAATAA
- the SEC72 gene encoding Sec63 complex subunit SEC72 (similar to uniprot|P39742 Saccharomyces cerevisiae YLR292C SEC72 Non-essential subunit of Sec63 complex (Sec63p Sec62p Sec66p and Sec72p) with Sec61 complex Kar2p/BiP and Lhs1p forms a channel competent for SRP-dependent and post-translational SRP-independent protein targeting and import into the ER) gives MADISYNPDSKIITPDEDRETLNIYVAQVNALTQALIAENNPNFTPQPSESSTKLIKNLFESGVKNIKQNKLPEALKNVTLAVEMAQRKRAPWEAFAVQLQELQFMLRHKIDLELMLGRYLDALQDLDMLLSTGLFQPEVFIRKTDALLNLGQLEEARISCDRGLCLQPQNVKLKAMMLECERKLADYNGL, from the coding sequence ATGGCAGATATTTCATACAATCCTGATTCCAAGATTATAACACCAGATGAAGATCGTGAGACTTTAAACATCTACGTCGCTCAGGTCAATGCATTAACACAAGCACTTATAGCAGAGAATAATCCCAATTTTACTCCCCAGCCAAGTGAATCCTCTACAAAATTAATCAAGAACCTCTTTGAAAGTGGTGTTAAAAATATCAAACAGAATAAACTACCTGAAGCTCTGAAGAATGTTACATTAGCAGTGGAGATGGCCCAGAGGAAGAGAGCACCATGGGAAGCATTCGCTGTTCAGTTACAAGAGCTACAATTCATGCTACGTCATAAGATCGATTTAGAATTAATGTTGGGTCGTTATTTAGATGCATTACAAGACTTGGATATGCTTTTAAGTACGGGTCTTTTCCAACCTGAGGTCTTCATCCGCAAGACAGATGCATTGTTAAATTTAGGTCAATTGGAGGAAGCTCGTATTTCCTGTGATAGAGGTCTTTGTCTACAGCCTCAAAATGTAAAATTAAAGGCAATGATGTTAGAATGTGAGAGAAAATTGGCAGATTATAACGGTTTATAA
- the ATP14 gene encoding F1F0 ATP synthase subunit h (similar to uniprot|Q12349 Saccharomyces cerevisiae YLR295C ATP14 Subunit h of the F0 sector of mitochondrial F1F0 ATP synthase which is a large evolutionarily conserved enzyme complex required for ATP synthesis) produces MFRIAAQRIGLKSLRAAPQARLLSTTLTRQNALQELYLKELKNVKLSPLTAQDAEGSVKPWIEPSKPSIPELEAQGADALQAYKDEPVETSSEAVDGHAQEAVEEDWLVLEDAEEESSHH; encoded by the coding sequence ATGTTTAGAATTGCTGCTCAGAGAATTGGTCTAAAGAGTTTACGTGCTGCTCCTCAAGCTCGTCTTTTGTCAACTACTTTAACTAGACAGAATGCCTTGCAGGAATTGTACTTAAAGGAGCTAAAAAACGTTAAATTATCACCATTGACAGCTCAAGACGCCGAAGGTAGTGTCAAACCATGGATAGAACCATCTAAGCCAAGTATCCCAGAATTAGAAGCTCAAGGCGCAGATGCATTACAAGCTTACAAGGATGAGCCTGTTGAAACTTCCTCAGAAGCCGTTGATGGTCACGCTCAAGAGGCCGTCGAAGAAGATTGGTTGGTCTTGGAAGAcgctgaagaagaaagctCCCACCATTAG
- the ECM38 gene encoding gamma-glutamyltransferase (similar to uniprot|Q05902 Saccharomyces cerevisiae YLR299W ECM38 Gamma-glutamyltranspeptidase major glutathione-degrading enzyme expression induced mainly by nitrogen starvation) encodes MWLGILCLVATTVRALQVQFDSISNDIGNRDDHNIDIDPLPRQPSLTPDPKLLKIGDHGAISSDLEICGNLTVAQVLQKFPESNAADAAVTETLCIGMVNFFNSGIGGGGYAVFANPNEDEQLFLDFRERSPNGSHKEMFKSCPDCSKQGGLAVAVPGELRGLYTLYKERGSGKVGWYHLIEPVAQLGYKGWEITDVLGAALEAYEPALLKRARDWKFVLNSTGDGVKKTGDWIRRPQLADTLMVLARNGSDAPFYDPNHWIAQSMVDTVQRNGGIMQLEDLQDYFVTMDNPLKLKIRSGFQYAPDNDLTVLTSSGSSSGAALISALSILDKFGSQVGGDYTDKPTFQLVETMKWMASARSRLGDYGTNSIPRQVQDVLSSNWTEMAVNSIEDCNLKTFPNWTYYKPAYEINEPHGTSHVSIVDSHNNAVSLTTTINLLFGSLVHDPITGIVFNNEMDDFSQYDRSNSFGLAPSRYNFPTPGKRPLSSTAPTIILNELGLPDLIVGASGGSRITTSILQTIVRSYWYNMPLLEAIAYPRVHHQLLPDLLEVENLTMVGSQSIRSLQEMGYNILEQSPKSCVNAIRNYRAAWHAVSDYWRKRGISAVY; translated from the coding sequence ATGTGGCTCGGAATCTTGTGCTTAGTTGCAACGACAGTACGAGCTTTGCAGGTCCAATTTGATAGTATTTCCAACGATATAGGTAATCGTGACGATCATAATATCGATATAGATCCATTGCCACGTCAACCTTCACTAACACCAGATCccaaattgttaaagaTTGGTGATCATGGTGCTATTAGTTCAGATTTAGAGATTTGTGGTAATTTAACAGTTGCTCAAgtattacaaaaatttccaGAATCAAATGCTGCAGATGCTGCTGTAACTGAGACCCTCTGTATTGGTATGgttaatttctttaatagtggtattggtggtggtggttaTGCAGTATTTGCTAATCCAAATGAAGACGAACAACTATTCCTTGATTTTAGAGAACGTTCCCCCAATGGCTCTCATAAGGAAATGTTTAAATCATGTCCTGATTGTTCAAAACAAGGTGGTTTAGCTGTTGCGGTCCCCGGTGAACTTCGTGGTCTTTACACATTGTACAAGGAGCGTGGTAGCGGTAAAGTGGGCTGGTACCACTTGATTGAACCTGTGGCACAGTTAGGGTATAAAGGTTGGGAAATCACTGACGTATTGGGAGCGGCATTAGAGGCTTACGAACCAGCATTATTGAAAAGGGCTAGGGATTGGAAATTTGTTCTCAACTCCACAGGAGATGGTGTTAAAAAGACAGGTGATTGGATTAGGAGACCTCAGTTGGCAGATACCTTAATGGTTTTAGCTCGTAATGGTTCAGATGCACCTTTTTACGATCCAAACCATTGGATAGCTCAATCAATGGTTGACACAGTACAAAGAAACGGCGGTATTATGCAGttggaagatttacaagattaTTTTGTTACAATGGACAATCCGCTAAAACTAAAGATTAGATCAGGTTTCCAATATGCACCTGATAACGATTTAACAGTTTTAACCAGTAGTGGATCTAGTTCGGGTGCTGCATTGATATCTGCATTATCTATTTTAGATAAATTTGGAAGTCAAGTTGGTGGTGATTATACTGATAAACCCACTTTTCAATTAGTGGAAACTATGAAATGGATGGCAAGTGCTAGAAGTAGATTAGGTGATTATGGAACAAATAGCATCCCTCGCCAAGTTCAAGATGTTCTCTCTAGTAACTGGACTGAAATGGCTGTTAATAGTATTGAAGATTGTAATCTCAAGACTTTTCCCAACTGGACTTACTACAAACCTGCATACGAGATAAACGAACCACATGGAACTTCTCATGTTAGTATAGTGGATTCTCATAACAACGCAGTTTCCTTAACTACAACAATAAATTTGTTGTTTGGTTCATTGGTACATGACCCCATTACAGGTATTGTATTTAATAATGAAATGGACGATTTTTCACAGTACGATAGATCTAACAGTTTTGGATTAGCACCATCTCGTTACAATTTCCCCACACCTGGGAAGAGACCGTTATCATCGACAGCCCCCACGATTATTCTCAACGAATTGGGCCTGCCAGATTTAATTGTTGGTGCATCCGGTGGATCGAGAATTACCACTAGTATCTTGCAGACAATTGTGAGATCTTACTGGTACAATATGCCATTGTTAGAGGCGATTGCCTACCCAAGGGTTCACCATCAACTGCTGCCAGATCTACTAGAGGTTGAAAACTTAACGATGGTCGGATCCCAGTCTATTCGCTCTCTGCAAGAGATGGGTTATAACATTTTAGAACAGTCACCCAAAAGCTGCGTCAATGCTATTCGTAACTATAGAGCAGCATGGCATGCGGTAAGTGACTACTGGAGGAAAAGGGGCATTTCTGCAGTATACTAA
- the GSP1 gene encoding Ran GTPase GSP1 (highly similar to uniprot|P32836 Saccharomyces cerevisiae YOR185C GSP2 GTP binding protein (mammalian Ranp homolog) involved in the maintenance of nuclear organization RNA processing and transport interacts with Kap121p Kap123p and Pdr6p (karyophilin betas) Gsp1p homolog that is not required for viability) codes for MSAEVPTFKLVLVGDGGTGKTTFVKRHLTGEFEKKYIATIGVEVHPLSFYTNFGEIKFDVWDTAGQEKFGGLRDGYYINAQCGIIMFDVTSRITYKNVPNWHRDLVRVCENIPIVLCGNKVDVKERKVKAKTITFHRKKNLQYYDISAKSNYNFEKPFLWLARKLAGNPQLEFVASPALAPPEVQVDENLMHQYQQEMEQATALPLPDEDDADL; via the coding sequence ATGTCTGCTGAAGTTCCTACTTTTAAGCTAGTTTTAGTCGGTGACGGTGGTACCGGTAAGACCACATTCGTCAAGAGACACTTGACAGGTGAATTCGAAAAGAAATATATTGCCACCATCGGTGTTGAAGTTCATCCATTGTCATTTTACACAAACTTCggtgaaattaaatttgaCGTCTGGGATACCGCAGGtcaagaaaaatttggtggtttGAGAGATGGTTACTATATCAACGCTCAATGTGGTATTATCATGTTTGATGTCACTTCAAGAATTACTTATAAAAACGTTCCAAACTGGCACAGAGATTTAGTTCGTGTTTGTGAAAACATTCCAATCGTTCTATGTGGTAACAAGGTTGATgttaaagaaagaaaggtCAAGGCCAAGACAATTACTTTCCACAGAAAGAAGAACTTGCAATACTACGATATCTCTGCTAAATCTAACTACAACTTCGAAAAGCCTTTCTTGTGGTTAGCAAGAAAACTAGCAGGTAACCCACAGTTGGAATTCGTTGCATCTCCTGCATTGGCTCCACCAGAAGTCCAAGTCGACGAAAACTTGATGcaccaataccaacaaGAAATGGAGCAAGCTACAGCATTGCCCCTACCAGACGAAGACGATGCAGATTTGTAG
- the TUF1 gene encoding translation elongation factor Tu (highly similar to uniprot|P02992 Saccharomyces cerevisiae YOR187W TUF1 Mitochondrial translation elongation factor Tu comprises both GTPase and guanine nucleotide exchange factor activities while these activities are found in separate proteins in S. pombe and humans) — protein MSLFPRLAPRLVSRNFLKPQCVARSFTTTLRASAAAFDRSKPHLNVGTIGHVDHGKTTLTAALTKTLAKNGGADFLEYASIDKAPEERARGITISTAHVEYQTDKRHYSHVDCPGHADYIKNMITGAAQMDGAIIVVAATDGQMPQTREHLLLARQVGVQHIVVFVNKVDMMDDPEMLELVEMEMRELLSEYGFDGDNVPIIMGSALCALEGKRPEIGEDAIMKLLDAVDEYIPTPSRDMEKPFLLPVEDIFSISGRGTVVTGRVERGNLKKGEEIEIVGHNTAPLRTTVTGIEMFRKELDQAMAGDNAGILLRGIKRDQLKRGMVLAKPGSVKSHTRFLASLYILSKDEGGRHSGFGENYRPQVYIRTADVTVILKFPSEVEDHSMQVLPGDNVEMECELIHPTPLEVGQRFNIREGGKTVGTGLITRIMD, from the coding sequence ATGTCATTATTCCCCAGATTGGCTCCTAGATTGGTTTCGAGGAATTTCCTCAAGCCTCAATGCGTAGCTAGATCTTTTACCACTACTCTACGTGCATCTGCAGCAGCATTTGATCGTTCTAAACCCCATTTGAATGTTGGTACCATTGGTCATGTTGACCATGGTAAGACAACTTTGACTGCAGCATTGACCAAGACTTTGGCTAAAAATGGTGGTGCTGATTTCTTGGAATATGCATCTATTGATAAAGCCCCTGAAGAACGTGCGCGTGGTATCACCATCTCTACTGCTCATGTTGAATACCAAACTGATAAAAGACATTACTCCCACGTCGACTGTCCTGGTCACGCCGATTACATCAAAAATATGATTACTGGTGCTGCACAAATGGATGGTGCTATCATTGTGGTTGCTGCCACTGATGGTCAAATGCCTCAAACTAGAGAACACTTGTTGTTGGCAAGACAAGTCGGTGTTCAACACATTGTTGTCTTCGTTAACAAAGTTGATATGATGGATGATCCTGAAATGTTGGAATTGGTCGAAATGGAAATGAGAGAATTACTTTCTGAATACGGTTTTGATGGTGACAATGTTCCAATCATTATGGGTTCTGCTCTTTGTGCATTGGAAGGTAAGCGTCCagaaattggtgaagaCGCCATTATGAAATTATTGGATGCCGTTGATGAATACATTCCAACTCCATCAAGAGATATGGAAAAACCTTTCTTGTTGCCAGTTGAAGATATTTTCTCCATCTCTGGTAGAGGTACTGTCGTTACCGGTCGTGTTGAAAGAGGTAACTTGAAGaaaggtgaagaaattgaaatcgTCGGTCACAACACTGCTCCATTGAGAACTACTGTCACTGGTATTGAAATGTTCAGAAAGGAATTGGACCAAGCTATGGCTGGTGACAATGCAGGTATTCTTTTGAGAGGTATCAAGAGAGATCAATTAAAGAGAGGTATGGTCTTGGCTAAGCCAGGTTCTGTTAAATCTCACACTAGATTTTTGGCTTCTCTTTACATCTTGTCTAAGGATGAAGGTGGTAGACATTCTGGTTTCGGTGAAAATTACAGACCTCAAGTGTACATCAGAACTGCTGACGTTACAGTTATCTTAAAGTTCCCAAGTGAAGTGGAAGATCATTCTATGCAAGTCCTGCCAGGTGATAACGTTGAAATGGAATGTGAGTTGATCCATCCAACTCCATTGGAAGTGGGTCAACGTTTCAACATTAGAGAGGGTGGTAAGACCGTCGGTACCGGTTTGATCACTCGTATCATGGATTGA
- the YHC1 gene encoding Yhc1p (similar to uniprot|Q05900 Saccharomyces cerevisiae YLR298C YHC1 U1 snRNP protein required for pre-mRNA splicing), producing MARYYCEYCHSYLTHDTLSVRKSHLIGKNHLRITADYYRNKGKKQSRFFNRVSKKYGKRTEETKVSPPLNCSKRSEKRRNSKLSRLHAKELDQPIQTLDKLYEGSPGYSKVFIDSNRLDIGDLIRVSKLPQRANANAPNSSGSSASTVRARHETFTESLKHASSAPLEPPRVLSSWSNLPRTTFHDPSLPRIVINESRRRTR from the coding sequence ATGGCTCGTTATTACTGTGAATACTGTCACTCGTATCTGACCCATGATACGCTGAGTGTTAGAAAATCTCACCTTATCGGAAAGAACCACTTGAGAATCACAGCGGATTACTATAGAAACAAGGGTAAGAAACAGTCGAGATTTTTTAATAGAGTCTCAAAGAAATATGGTAAACGTACAGAAGAAACTAAGGTCAGTCCACCGCTGAACTGTTCCAAAAGATCTGAAAAAAGACGCAATTCCAAGTTGTCAAGATTACATGCAAAGGAATTAGATCAACCAATACAAACTCTAGACAAGTTATACGAAGGTTCACCCGGATACTCCAAAGTTTTCATAGATTCAAATCGATTGGACATTGGAGACCTAATAAGAGTCAGTAAACTTCCACAAAGAGCTAATGCGAATGCACCAAATAGTAGTGGTTCTTCAGCAAGCACCGTGCGCGCGCGCCACGAGACCTTTACTGAATCACTTAAACATGCATCATCGGCACCTCTGGAACCGCCAAGAGTACTGTCAAGTTGGTCAAATCTACCCAGAACCACATTCCACGATCCATCCCTGCCGCGCATAGTCATCAATGAGTCCAGGAGACGCACTCGATAA